GAGCACCAGCACCCAGTCGTCTTTCTCACCCCGTGTGGGCGGGACGAATTCCTGGACGCCTTTGTTGGAATATTGGCCAATGGGTTTCCACGTTCCGCCGCGCGGATCATACCATTGAGCGGTCACGGATGGAGCGCGGAGTTTGTTCAGTTGAATGCTGACAGGCCGGCCGACCGGCGTGTAAGCGATTACGAAGCTTCCGTCCTCCGCACGCCCACCGACGAGGCGATACGGACCACTGCCCGCCTCCGACGCGAGGACTGACGGGTCGGGAATCATTTTGTGCCAGGGCCGCTGCTCGAACAGGCGGCGCATCAGTCCCATCTGGCGAGTGCCTTCGTACGCGACCGCCGTGCGCCAATGCTGGAATCCATTATTCGGAAACGGGCCGTCGGCATCTTTGTAAAACCAAAACAAGTCCAACGAGCCGTAACCGTGCCCCGCCGCGCCGGCGAGCATCGCCGCGTAGGCCTGCGTGCGAACTTTGTGAGCGTCCACGCGCGGCTGATTGGCGCCGGTCGGATGGTTTTCATACGCCGGTTCCATGTCCACGGCGGGCTTGGCGGGCGTGAGCGCGTAGTCCTTGCTGACAAAGGCGTAACTGTCCGATTTGAAAGTGTGCCCGGATTGGATCGAGTTCAAATCGAGCCACTCCGCGTTGTGAAACCACATCGAGGACGAAGTGCTGCCCTGGCCGTGATAACAAACAAGCTGCGGGAGAGAACTGCGAGATTGCGGTAAGGTGAGGATGGTCTCATAGAGTGGCTGGCTGCTTCAACTTTCATGTAGCACCAGATTGATTCGTTCCAGGATGCGCGGATGAAGGGATCTGCAGAAGCACGAAATCGTAGATTGCCTGGGCGTGGGCGATGGCAGTGTTGACCTCGGCAACCGAAGGGAATTGTGATCCCAGCGCGTTGGGATAACGAAAGGCCGTGGCATAAGGATTGAGAACATCCGCCTGTGTTTCCAGCGGAGCAAACGCGGCGTCCAGCGCGGCGGCGAGTTCCAGCAGCCGCTCCAGATCGTGGGTCCGTGCTAGCGGATGATCACGGAAGGCGAGGTAGCCTTTGAGGGCCTTCTCCGCCGCCTGCTGGCAGTGGTAGATAGATAGCGGTGTCGGTGGCAGGTTCGGACAGGGCCGCAAGCGCGCAGGCGGAGTGCAGATCGCTGTGCGCTTTGGCCAACCACGACCGCACCCATTCACGCTTCGTGTCATCCATAGATCCGCCGCCCCCGATGGAAAACGAGGTGGTCGAGTGTCGATGGCAAGGCCCGCAAGCAGTCAAATTCCTCGCGAGTCTTGACAAGAATGTCCTTCGCGATGCCCAGGCCACGCAGGCAGCGGTGCGCCCGCCTCATGCGCTCGACCGGCGACTCGCTGCTCTCCGGCACGACAACGAACAGGTGCAAGTCGCTGCCTTCATCCGGCGTGCCCCACGCGTGTGAACCGAAAAGCCAGATGCCTTACGGCTGGAGTTCGTTGGCGAGCCGCCGTGCCACCTCATTCAGGAGGTTCGGGTCAATTGTTTTCACACGCATGAGCGTAACACGACGTACGCTCCATTGGGAAGCAC
Above is a genomic segment from Verrucomicrobiota bacterium containing:
- a CDS encoding DUF4038 domain-containing protein; the protein is MWFHNAEWLDLNSIQSGHTFKSDSYAFVSKDYALTPAKPAVDMEPAYENHPTGANQPRVDAHKVRTQAYAAMLAGAAGHGYGSLDLFWFYKDADGPFPNNGFQHWRTAVAYEGTRQMGLMRRLFEQRPWHKMIPDPSVLASEAGSGPYRLVGGRAEDGSFVIAYTPVGRPVSIQLNKLRAPSVTAQWYDPRGGTWKPIGQYSNKGVQEFVPPTRGEKDDWVLVLDSNP
- a CDS encoding nucleotidyltransferase domain-containing protein, whose product is MWLFGSHAWGTPDEGSDLHLFVVVPESSESPVERMRRAHRCLRGLGIAKDILVKTREEFDCLRALPSTLDHLVFHRGRRIYG
- a CDS encoding HEPN domain-containing protein produces the protein MTRSVNGCGRGWPKRTAICTPPARLRPCPNLPPTPLSIYHCQQAAEKALKGYLAFRDHPLARTHDLERLLELAAALDAAFAPLETQADVLNPYATAFRYPNALGSQFPSVAEVNTAIAHAQAIYDFVLLQIPSSAHPGTNQSGAT